One window from the genome of Pedobacter schmidteae encodes:
- a CDS encoding efflux RND transporter periplasmic adaptor subunit — MKVKYIIYTLIVLGVAYLIYYRIDANKKIAEDGAGMGKGKGGPSKGLQVEGIVVQTGDFNNELEVTGTLEANEAVELRSEVSGLVTSINFKEGANVNKGSLLVKINDRDIQAQLQEALTKQRLSATNENRSRQLLEKGAISQEEYDTSLADLQSLKAQTQLIRAQLAKTAIYAPFSGKIGLRSISVGGYITPTTLIANLSSINPLKVSFSIPEKYIGQIKPDTELSFTTDGSNKKFAGKVFAIEPGINTQTRTLQIKALVPNGNNELRPGSFAKIKLALATIKNALLIPNEAIIPVLKGKTVYISKGGKAQQVNVEAGTRTAEYILITAGLNVGDTVLTTGAMALKPDAPVKVTLVKHKSKS; from the coding sequence ATGAAAGTAAAGTACATTATTTACACCCTTATTGTTCTAGGTGTTGCCTATTTGATTTATTACAGGATTGATGCCAATAAAAAAATTGCCGAAGATGGTGCCGGAATGGGCAAAGGCAAAGGCGGGCCATCCAAAGGCCTGCAGGTAGAAGGGATTGTAGTACAAACCGGCGACTTTAACAATGAACTGGAGGTGACCGGAACACTGGAAGCCAATGAAGCCGTTGAACTACGCAGTGAAGTATCGGGATTGGTAACCAGCATTAATTTTAAGGAAGGGGCCAATGTAAATAAAGGTAGTTTACTGGTTAAAATTAATGATAGAGACATCCAGGCACAACTGCAGGAAGCGCTAACCAAACAGCGGTTATCGGCCACCAACGAAAACCGTTCCAGGCAGTTGCTGGAAAAAGGAGCCATTAGTCAGGAAGAATACGACACTTCACTGGCCGACCTTCAATCCTTAAAGGCGCAAACACAGCTGATCAGGGCACAATTAGCCAAGACGGCCATTTACGCTCCCTTTAGTGGTAAAATTGGTCTGCGCTCCATTTCGGTAGGTGGCTACATCACCCCCACTACCCTGATCGCAAACTTATCCAGCATCAACCCTTTAAAAGTTAGCTTTTCCATCCCCGAAAAATATATAGGCCAGATCAAGCCAGACACAGAACTTTCATTTACTACTGATGGATCAAATAAAAAATTTGCCGGGAAGGTTTTTGCCATTGAGCCAGGTATCAATACCCAAACCCGGACCCTACAAATCAAAGCGCTGGTTCCAAATGGCAATAATGAACTTCGACCGGGCTCTTTCGCCAAGATTAAACTGGCTCTAGCTACCATAAAAAATGCATTACTGATTCCAAATGAAGCCATTATACCGGTACTCAAAGGTAAAACCGTTTACATTAGCAAAGGCGGAAAAGCACAACAGGTAAACGTAGAGGCCGGAACACGAACTGCCGAATACATTTTGATTACCGCCGGCCTGAATGTTGGAGATACCGTGCTGACTACCGGCGCCATGGCTTTAAAGCCCGATGCACCAGTAAAAGTTACCCTGGTTAAACACAAATCCAAGTCATGA
- a CDS encoding M61 family metallopeptidase → MKKRLLAFVILLSVGMTAKSQVKIGFEVSFIEPQAHYAEVEMTLSGLVKDYVDVKMPVWAPGSYLVREFSKSVEGFAATANGKTLKHEKVRKNAWRIYTTRANTVKIKYRVYAFEVSVRTSFIDETHAFLSSTGIFMYPDGLLKTPSTVKIIPHKSWNKVSTGLEPVAGKPFTYTASDFDILFDSPIEVGNQDVFEFTASGVKHEVAMYGGGNYDREKLKVDMAKIVEQGTVIYGENPNKAYTFIVHNFTQGSGGLEHLNSCVLGASRNGYTSKEGYKGFLDLVAHEYYHLWNVKRMRPIALGPFDYENENYTTNLWVAEGFTAYYENKLMLRSGFLTDKEFVDQLVTAVSNVSNIPGAQVQSVAEASFDAWIKLYRPNENSNNTTVSYYAKGEVVGILMDIAIAHATKGAKSLDDVMKAMYLQNKAQKRGYTDAEFKAMVEKVSGQDFTDFWAKYINGTQLPEYKKYFGYAGIKVTNELEGKSTPYLGVTSKKTEGRMFISAVLRNSAAWVDGLNVNDELISIDGTPIEAAVERMPAITGKKVGDVVVIKVARDGALKDIKVTLKNYPGIKLVGEIDGQATDLQKKVFERWSQGGK, encoded by the coding sequence ATGAAGAAACGATTATTAGCATTTGTAATATTACTATCAGTAGGTATGACGGCCAAATCACAAGTTAAAATTGGGTTCGAAGTTAGCTTTATAGAACCACAGGCGCATTATGCCGAAGTAGAAATGACCCTTTCGGGCTTAGTTAAAGATTATGTAGATGTAAAAATGCCGGTGTGGGCCCCGGGCTCTTACCTGGTACGCGAATTTTCTAAAAGCGTTGAAGGCTTTGCTGCCACTGCCAATGGCAAAACTTTGAAGCATGAAAAAGTAAGAAAAAACGCCTGGAGGATATACACCACCAGGGCCAATACGGTAAAAATTAAATACAGGGTGTATGCTTTTGAAGTTTCAGTACGTACTTCTTTCATTGATGAAACGCATGCATTTTTGTCGAGCACAGGAATTTTTATGTATCCTGATGGACTGTTGAAAACTCCAAGTACAGTTAAAATTATCCCTCATAAAAGCTGGAATAAAGTATCAACTGGCCTGGAGCCTGTTGCCGGCAAGCCTTTTACTTATACCGCATCTGATTTTGATATCCTTTTCGATAGTCCCATTGAAGTAGGTAACCAGGATGTGTTTGAGTTTACGGCCTCGGGTGTAAAACATGAGGTAGCCATGTATGGTGGTGGCAACTATGACCGGGAAAAGCTGAAGGTTGATATGGCTAAGATTGTAGAGCAGGGCACGGTAATTTATGGTGAAAACCCTAATAAAGCCTATACTTTTATTGTACATAATTTTACCCAGGGCAGCGGTGGTCTGGAGCATTTAAACTCCTGCGTATTGGGTGCAAGTCGTAATGGATATACTTCTAAAGAAGGTTATAAAGGCTTTTTAGACCTTGTTGCGCACGAGTATTATCACCTATGGAATGTAAAAAGAATGCGCCCGATTGCTTTAGGCCCATTTGATTATGAGAATGAAAATTATACCACAAATCTGTGGGTAGCAGAAGGTTTTACGGCTTATTATGAAAATAAACTGATGCTGCGTTCGGGCTTTTTAACGGATAAGGAGTTTGTAGATCAGCTGGTTACCGCGGTAAGTAATGTATCAAACATTCCTGGCGCCCAGGTACAATCGGTGGCCGAAGCCAGCTTCGATGCATGGATAAAGCTGTATCGTCCTAATGAAAATTCGAACAATACTACAGTTTCGTATTATGCGAAAGGCGAAGTAGTGGGGATTTTGATGGATATTGCCATTGCACACGCTACAAAGGGTGCTAAAAGTCTGGATGATGTAATGAAGGCCATGTACCTTCAAAATAAAGCGCAAAAAAGAGGCTATACCGATGCGGAGTTTAAGGCGATGGTAGAAAAGGTGAGTGGACAGGATTTTACCGATTTTTGGGCGAAATATATCAATGGTACCCAGTTACCGGAGTATAAAAAATATTTTGGCTATGCAGGCATAAAGGTAACCAATGAACTGGAAGGCAAAAGCACGCCTTATTTAGGGGTAACTTCTAAAAAAACCGAAGGCCGGATGTTCATCTCAGCGGTATTGCGCAATTCGGCTGCATGGGTAGATGGGTTGAATGTGAATGATGAGCTGATCAGTATTGACGGTACACCGATTGAAGCTGCAGTTGAGCGTATGCCAGCCATTACCGGCAAAAAAGTAGGTGATGTGGTGGTAATCAAAGTGGCCAGAGATGGAGCGCTAAAAGACATTAAGGTAACGCTTAAAAACTATCCTGGAATAAAATTGGTAGGGGAGATTGATGGGCAGGCAACGGATTTGCAGAAGAAGGTGTTTGAGCGTTGGTCGCAGGGAGGGAAATAA
- a CDS encoding TlpA disulfide reductase family protein, translating to MKTIRTKIFLVAGLFLGLSSPLLAQKKTFTISGTIINLASGKVYLAHENEKKETITDSTQIVNNKFTFKGIINDPSFYTLYLSDKQRGANFLVEPVALTFTASKDSLYKAKVKGSVLYDTYLSFYNVDWKPITAKAGDIYGRLDKAEKEGKIKADPSIRKGFDEEFKALGVLNDSVVNAYVKRNSNSIASAMVILDRYINYPYYDNARALMPLLSKQVQQSSFGKQIYAALALDEKTATGKPAPVFSMADAEGKKVSLGDFKGKYVLVDFWASWCGPCRKENPNVVAAYKKYHDKGFEILGVSLDSNKEAWQKAIHADGLTWHHVSDLKGWKNDAAALYGVKSVPASFLIGPDGKVIAKDLRGEALHAKLATLFAEK from the coding sequence ATGAAGACCATCAGAACAAAAATATTTTTAGTAGCAGGCCTGTTCCTAGGTCTGAGCAGTCCACTTCTAGCTCAAAAAAAGACCTTTACCATTAGCGGTACCATAATCAATCTCGCTTCGGGTAAGGTATACCTGGCCCACGAAAATGAAAAAAAAGAAACCATTACAGATTCTACACAAATCGTAAACAATAAATTCACTTTTAAAGGTATTATAAACGATCCTTCATTTTATACGCTTTATCTTTCTGATAAGCAACGAGGGGCAAATTTTCTGGTCGAGCCGGTTGCCCTGACATTTACAGCCAGCAAAGATTCATTATATAAAGCCAAAGTTAAAGGTTCTGTACTGTACGACACCTATCTGAGCTTTTATAATGTAGATTGGAAGCCCATTACAGCTAAGGCAGGAGACATTTACGGCCGATTGGATAAAGCAGAGAAGGAGGGTAAAATAAAAGCTGATCCATCAATTAGAAAAGGCTTTGATGAAGAGTTTAAAGCATTAGGAGTACTGAACGACTCGGTAGTAAATGCCTATGTAAAAAGAAACAGTAATTCTATTGCCTCCGCAATGGTGATCCTGGATCGATATATCAATTATCCTTACTACGATAACGCAAGAGCCCTGATGCCTCTCCTCAGTAAACAAGTACAACAGTCGTCTTTTGGTAAGCAAATTTATGCAGCGCTTGCATTAGATGAAAAGACTGCCACAGGAAAGCCGGCACCTGTATTCTCTATGGCAGACGCTGAAGGAAAAAAAGTTAGTTTAGGTGATTTTAAAGGTAAATATGTGTTAGTAGATTTTTGGGCAAGCTGGTGTGGCCCTTGCCGCAAAGAGAACCCGAATGTAGTAGCCGCGTATAAAAAATACCACGACAAAGGCTTTGAAATACTGGGGGTTTCACTAGACAGCAATAAGGAAGCCTGGCAAAAAGCGATTCATGCCGACGGTTTAACCTGGCACCATGTATCTGATTTGAAAGGATGGAAAAATGACGCAGCTGCGCTTTACGGAGTAAAATCTGTACCGGCTAGTTTTCTTATTGGTCCTGACGGAAAAGTAATTGCCAAAGATTTAAGGGGGGAAGCACTCCACGCGAAACTGGCAACCTTGTTTGCAGAGAAATAA
- a CDS encoding RagB/SusD family nutrient uptake outer membrane protein, with protein sequence MKRYSIIIFLLAIIFASGCKKDFLNSQPLDRFSDEDVYKDSTLTGLFLNNLYAGIPTEFGGSMRDAFSDQLYSSGNLSIYQNTFAASTAPFGLTGAYNTAYINIRRCNILIANIDRVPSSAKFKNQTRDEARFLRALNYSYLINYFGAVPLITKAQDLDENLNVPRNSYDEVVKFIVAEMDDINKGQFLAYKYTGANIGRITIGAALALKSRVLLYAASYNNNWQAAYNAAKDVIDITSKTGYGLYPNYEAMFYEINDNNIEVILDHQYKSNFQAYQVHHYNLPWGIVPPGPSALNQPTQNIVNEYEMNSGKMIGESGSGYNPNKPYENRDPRFYASILYDGSTWLGKTLDFLPGSNYNPSFAPLTTGYALKKMQDPAFDPMVTTKSYGGGQNYILIRYAEILLNFAEAAFKIGQTEEARIYVNKVRARQSVNMPEILPGQITLEKIMHERTIELAFEGTRLWDIRRWKMGPQLLGTPINGMTITQSGTNPRQYTEKAVLQRNFTDRLYLFPIYQAELEKNPALLPNNPGW encoded by the coding sequence ATGAAAAGATATTCGATCATCATATTCCTGCTAGCCATTATTTTTGCTTCGGGATGTAAAAAAGACTTTTTAAACAGTCAGCCACTGGACAGGTTCAGTGATGAGGACGTATACAAGGATTCTACCTTAACCGGTTTATTTCTGAATAACCTTTACGCAGGCATCCCAACCGAATTTGGCGGAAGTATGCGTGATGCTTTTAGTGATCAATTGTATTCAAGCGGTAATCTAAGTATTTATCAGAACACCTTTGCCGCTTCGACTGCACCGTTTGGCCTTACCGGAGCCTATAACACCGCCTACATCAATATCAGACGCTGTAACATCCTGATTGCCAATATTGATCGCGTACCGTCAAGTGCAAAATTCAAAAATCAGACAAGAGATGAAGCGAGGTTTTTACGTGCACTAAATTATTCTTACCTAATCAACTATTTTGGTGCTGTACCCCTGATTACAAAAGCGCAAGACCTGGACGAGAATTTAAATGTCCCCCGTAATTCATATGATGAAGTTGTAAAATTTATCGTTGCAGAGATGGACGACATTAACAAAGGACAATTTCTGGCATATAAATATACCGGAGCCAACATCGGAAGGATCACTATAGGTGCTGCTCTTGCACTGAAAAGCCGTGTTTTGTTATACGCAGCCAGCTACAACAATAACTGGCAAGCCGCCTATAATGCCGCAAAAGATGTGATTGACATTACTTCAAAAACAGGTTATGGCTTGTATCCAAACTACGAAGCCATGTTTTATGAGATCAATGACAACAATATAGAAGTCATTTTAGATCACCAATATAAATCAAATTTCCAGGCTTACCAGGTACACCATTACAATTTACCATGGGGAATCGTTCCTCCGGGGCCAAGCGCGCTGAACCAGCCAACACAAAATATCGTCAATGAATACGAGATGAATAGTGGCAAAATGATTGGTGAATCGGGGTCTGGTTACAATCCGAACAAACCTTATGAAAACAGAGATCCCAGATTTTACGCAAGTATACTTTACGACGGATCAACCTGGCTTGGCAAAACCCTGGACTTCCTGCCAGGATCCAATTATAATCCTTCCTTTGCTCCATTGACAACGGGCTACGCCTTAAAAAAAATGCAGGATCCGGCATTCGACCCTATGGTAACGACAAAAAGTTATGGCGGCGGACAAAACTATATCTTAATACGCTATGCGGAGATCTTGCTAAATTTTGCTGAGGCAGCCTTTAAAATCGGACAGACTGAAGAGGCCAGAATATATGTGAATAAAGTGCGTGCCAGACAAAGTGTGAATATGCCTGAAATTCTTCCGGGACAAATTACGCTTGAAAAAATCATGCACGAACGTACTATTGAACTTGCATTTGAAGGTACCCGGCTGTGGGACATTCGGCGCTGGAAAATGGGGCCTCAGTTACTTGGAACACCTATAAATGGAATGACAATTACACAAAGCGGGACAAATCCACGTCAGTATACCGAAAAAGCAGTACTGCAAAGAAACTTTACCGACCGATTATATCTGTTCCCTATTTATCAGGCCGAACTGGAAAAAAATCCAGCCTTATTACCTAATAATCCCGGCTGGTAA
- a CDS encoding TonB-dependent receptor, giving the protein MRLSLVTAIFITTTFQILFASNIKAQGSAQVEVTMELKNESVLSAIRKIEQQTNFRFIYRNSDLKEVKSVNIPSGTRSVKATLDLILRSNGLTFTEVNNKILISKSGTYDNAAEQADVRITGIVLDDEGAPLPGVTITLKGDRSSSYATDKNGHFNLNIPSDGNQTLIFSYIGFKTQEVAVGTSTSIKVTMIAAPGSLQEVVVLGYSEQKKSNITGSVATISGNELRQSPAANISNSLAGRLPGLIAFQGSGQPGRDDSRLLIRGLSTSGNSSPLIVIDGIPQEAVDANGNSKSVNANLPHMDPSDIESISILKDAGTAAVYGARAANGVILITTRRGDKGKPSLNYTFNGSWQKPTQLADLVNSYEYATLLNEMYKNENNFLPSANRGYTDAQLEVIRTGSDPDRYANTDWYSALMKPSSFQQRHNISVNGGGEKSKYFISTGYLDQKGLFESSGYKQYSLRTNLDAEISKNLKVTLNLNGRIEKTKDPVAGGAIVSQYRMISPLLPSQFSNGTYNYISIVSGSSSLINGSPYLIGRGDAGYVHTDLNVLEGVGALIYNVPFINGLTAKGTFSYNKYQTYIKNFTKPYVTSVRNDNGTYITRATGNTRASLTEQFIQRQTVIAEASLNYKKTFDKHNIDILALYTQTENQGNRILASRGNFASPQVDQIFAGDVNNDDNYGVGFRNARQSVVGRAAYNYSGKYLLEFSFRYDGSDVFPKGDRFGFFPAVSAGWVLSEESFLKDIPAISFLKLRGSYGQLGNDRTGQFDYLNTYTLGSGLDGYYIFGSSEVQALVPGVIPNASFTWEKANISNIGLEARLFDSKLGIEADYFYKRTKNILGTRSFSIPATIGGTLPSENLNIIDNSGFELALDYKDRLGAVNYFVKPNVTFNKNKVIYMPEAAGVLPYQSLIGHPFYLPAGNLTSPAGYIAEGLYQSTAEIASGPTPLYPSTVAPGDIKYKDINGDGKITAADKTIIGKGDYPQIIYGLSMGANYKGFDISLLFQGAAKVEKYMTGLGEWAFAGNAVPSKKHLDRWTPDNTDASYPRLFSSYSNNQEISSYWLRNGSYLRLKNLELGYNIPATALSRLNISSARFYVSGTNLFTITSLKDVDPEAFASSFGAESYLIQKVFNLGLTVKF; this is encoded by the coding sequence ATGCGTTTAAGCCTAGTGACAGCCATTTTTATCACTACAACTTTCCAAATCCTGTTTGCTTCAAATATCAAAGCGCAAGGTTCGGCCCAGGTTGAGGTAACCATGGAACTAAAAAATGAGTCGGTTTTATCGGCCATCAGAAAAATAGAACAGCAAACCAATTTCAGGTTTATCTATAGAAACAGCGACCTTAAAGAAGTCAAGAGTGTAAATATACCCTCGGGGACAAGGTCTGTTAAAGCTACATTAGACTTGATTTTGCGATCAAATGGCCTAACCTTTACTGAGGTTAACAATAAAATACTGATTTCCAAGTCAGGAACTTATGACAACGCCGCAGAACAGGCAGATGTAAGAATTACAGGAATAGTATTGGATGATGAAGGGGCTCCCCTACCAGGTGTAACCATCACACTGAAAGGAGATCGCAGTTCAAGTTATGCAACCGATAAAAATGGACATTTCAACCTTAACATTCCTTCAGACGGCAATCAAACGCTGATATTTAGCTACATTGGATTCAAAACGCAAGAAGTTGCTGTGGGAACATCAACTTCAATCAAAGTAACTATGATCGCAGCGCCGGGCAGTTTGCAGGAAGTTGTGGTTTTGGGTTATTCGGAGCAAAAGAAAAGCAACATTACCGGGTCGGTTGCCACAATTAGCGGCAATGAACTCAGACAAAGTCCTGCAGCAAATATCAGTAACTCGTTGGCCGGCCGATTACCGGGACTAATTGCCTTTCAGGGATCAGGACAACCCGGAAGAGATGATTCCAGACTGTTGATCCGCGGTCTAAGTACTTCAGGAAATTCATCACCATTGATTGTAATAGATGGTATTCCTCAGGAAGCCGTTGATGCAAACGGAAATAGTAAATCTGTCAATGCCAATTTACCTCATATGGATCCTTCAGATATTGAGAGCATCTCGATTTTAAAGGATGCCGGCACAGCCGCTGTTTATGGCGCCAGAGCTGCAAATGGAGTTATTCTGATTACGACCAGACGTGGAGATAAAGGCAAACCAAGCCTCAACTATACGTTTAACGGTAGCTGGCAAAAACCAACCCAGCTGGCAGACCTTGTAAACAGTTATGAATACGCGACATTGTTGAACGAGATGTACAAAAATGAAAACAACTTCCTACCTTCTGCAAATAGAGGATATACAGATGCACAACTAGAAGTGATCAGGACAGGCTCCGATCCCGACAGATATGCCAATACCGATTGGTATAGCGCCCTGATGAAGCCCAGTAGCTTTCAGCAAAGGCACAATATTTCTGTAAACGGAGGCGGTGAAAAGTCTAAATACTTTATTTCCACTGGTTATCTGGATCAGAAAGGGCTCTTTGAATCATCCGGTTATAAACAATATTCTTTGCGGACAAACCTGGATGCTGAGATATCGAAAAACCTGAAAGTAACCTTGAATTTAAACGGACGTATCGAGAAAACAAAGGATCCAGTTGCGGGAGGTGCAATAGTGAGTCAGTATCGTATGATTTCTCCTTTACTTCCAAGCCAGTTTAGCAACGGAACATACAACTACATTTCAATTGTAAGTGGATCTTCTTCATTAATTAACGGCAGCCCTTATTTAATAGGAAGAGGCGACGCTGGTTATGTGCATACAGACTTAAACGTTCTGGAAGGTGTTGGCGCATTAATTTACAATGTCCCTTTTATTAATGGATTAACCGCAAAAGGCACCTTTTCTTACAACAAGTACCAGACCTACATAAAAAATTTCACCAAACCTTATGTAACCTCGGTAAGAAATGACAACGGAACCTATATCACCAGGGCAACTGGCAATACAAGGGCTTCGCTAACAGAGCAGTTTATACAACGTCAGACAGTTATTGCAGAAGCTTCCCTGAACTACAAAAAAACTTTTGATAAACACAATATAGACATACTCGCATTATATACGCAAACTGAAAATCAGGGAAACCGGATACTGGCATCTCGAGGCAACTTTGCATCTCCGCAGGTTGATCAGATATTTGCTGGTGATGTCAACAACGACGACAATTACGGTGTAGGATTCAGAAATGCGCGTCAGAGTGTGGTTGGTCGCGCCGCCTATAACTATAGTGGCAAGTATTTGCTCGAATTCAGTTTCCGTTATGATGGATCGGACGTATTCCCTAAAGGCGACAGGTTTGGATTTTTCCCTGCCGTTTCGGCCGGATGGGTGTTATCTGAAGAGTCCTTCTTAAAAGACATACCGGCAATCAGCTTCCTAAAGCTGAGGGGTTCTTACGGGCAATTAGGGAATGACAGAACCGGCCAGTTTGATTACCTTAATACCTACACGCTAGGAAGTGGTTTGGACGGTTATTACATTTTTGGCAGCTCAGAAGTTCAGGCACTTGTTCCGGGTGTAATACCCAATGCCTCATTTACCTGGGAAAAGGCCAACATTTCAAATATCGGGTTAGAAGCACGTTTATTTGACAGCAAATTAGGTATAGAAGCAGACTATTTTTATAAAAGGACAAAGAACATATTAGGTACAAGATCATTTAGTATTCCTGCAACAATTGGAGGAACCCTGCCAAGTGAAAACCTGAATATCATTGACAATAGTGGTTTTGAGCTGGCATTAGATTACAAGGATCGTCTTGGCGCGGTAAATTACTTTGTTAAACCTAATGTAACTTTTAACAAAAATAAAGTAATCTACATGCCTGAAGCTGCCGGAGTTCTTCCATATCAAAGTTTGATTGGACATCCTTTTTACCTTCCGGCAGGTAACCTGACTTCCCCGGCCGGCTATATTGCCGAAGGCCTGTACCAGTCTACCGCTGAAATTGCTTCCGGACCAACACCTTTATACCCAAGTACAGTTGCGCCCGGAGACATTAAGTATAAAGACATTAACGGCGACGGTAAAATCACGGCAGCAGATAAAACAATAATCGGCAAGGGAGACTATCCGCAAATTATCTATGGTTTATCAATGGGGGCAAACTACAAGGGATTTGATATCAGCCTACTGTTTCAGGGAGCTGCAAAAGTAGAAAAATATATGACTGGCCTGGGCGAGTGGGCATTTGCAGGTAATGCAGTGCCGTCAAAAAAACACCTGGACAGATGGACACCGGATAATACGGATGCATCGTACCCACGTCTATTTTCCAGTTATAGCAACAATCAGGAAATTTCAAGTTACTGGCTGCGAAACGGATCGTACCTGAGGTTAAAAAACCTGGAACTAGGATATAATATCCCGGCAACTGCGCTTTCCCGCTTAAACATTTCGAGTGCCCGCTTTTATGTCAGCGGAACCAATCTTTTTACCATCACAAGTTTAAAAGATGTAGATCCCGAAGCATTTGCCTCTTCTTTTGGAGCAGAAAGTTATTTGATCCAAAAAGTTTTTAACCTTGGTTTAACTGTTAAATTCTAA
- a CDS encoding FecR family protein produces MERLTDLFKKYADKTCTREEYAEFMAIVNKEHDFDKLMDSEWENALNGQGINKAKADQIFNTVMNSAPAPLKTKKAIRVSLLWPVTAAAVLLLAIFIFFFKTSNIPDGAQKNEIANINAGGTLNVTAQNEHRKIKLPDGSIVILNNASTLEFPEVFSGKTREVVLKGEGYFDIKHRNEQPFIVHTGKISTTVLGTAFNIRAFDKEKDVVVTVTRGKVMVKNENKMLGFIVPDQQIVFNKSQMTAALIPVTAREIVEWQGKDLFFDDVTMNEATAELSKRFNVKITFENVQSKDCRFTATFLRGENLDEILEVITSFNHITYKKKAGEIIISGNGCK; encoded by the coding sequence ATGGAAAGATTAACCGATTTGTTTAAAAAATATGCAGACAAAACCTGTACACGGGAAGAGTACGCAGAATTTATGGCAATAGTTAATAAAGAGCATGATTTCGACAAGCTTATGGATAGTGAATGGGAAAATGCGCTTAATGGTCAGGGAATAAACAAAGCGAAAGCCGACCAGATATTTAATACGGTGATGAATTCAGCACCGGCACCGCTAAAAACAAAAAAAGCTATAAGGGTAAGTTTGTTGTGGCCAGTTACTGCAGCGGCTGTGCTTTTATTAGCCATATTTATTTTCTTTTTTAAGACATCTAATATTCCTGATGGGGCACAGAAAAATGAAATCGCAAATATCAATGCCGGGGGAACCTTAAATGTAACCGCACAAAATGAACACCGAAAAATAAAACTACCTGATGGAAGTATTGTTATTCTGAACAATGCCAGTACGCTGGAATTTCCTGAAGTTTTTTCGGGTAAAACCAGGGAGGTAGTACTAAAGGGAGAAGGCTATTTTGACATTAAACACCGTAATGAGCAACCTTTTATTGTTCATACCGGAAAAATAAGTACAACAGTATTAGGTACGGCCTTTAACATTAGAGCATTTGATAAAGAAAAAGATGTGGTTGTAACGGTAACAAGAGGTAAAGTAATGGTCAAAAACGAAAATAAAATGCTAGGTTTTATTGTTCCTGATCAACAGATTGTTTTTAACAAAAGCCAGATGACAGCGGCCTTAATTCCTGTAACAGCCAGGGAAATTGTAGAATGGCAAGGAAAGGATTTGTTTTTTGACGACGTAACCATGAATGAAGCTACAGCAGAGTTATCTAAACGTTTCAACGTAAAGATAACATTTGAGAATGTTCAAAGTAAAGATTGCCGGTTTACCGCAACTTTTTTAAGGGGCGAAAATCTGGATGAGATATTAGAGGTTATTACCTCATTTAATCATATTACCTATAAAAAGAAAGCTGGAGAGATCATCATTTCCGGCAATGGATGTAAATAA
- a CDS encoding RNA polymerase sigma factor: MQSKLPEPHVKLLIKIAAGDHYAFRILFDTYHNKVYQYALRFLRQQVLAEEIVQEVFIKIWLKRDLLESIENFGAYLRVITKNETLNALKKLALDFKLNTAGEKNWTEVDNNTESSIILKDTQALLNKAMEELPKQQKIVYQLCRIEGLKQKEVAERLNISPLTVKTHLREATKTIRHLLGDQNDLMMLIPLLIYLSK, translated from the coding sequence ATGCAAAGCAAATTGCCTGAACCTCATGTAAAACTGCTGATTAAAATAGCTGCAGGTGATCATTATGCCTTCAGGATATTATTTGACACCTACCACAATAAAGTATATCAATATGCACTGCGTTTTTTGAGACAGCAGGTTTTAGCAGAAGAGATAGTTCAAGAGGTTTTTATAAAAATCTGGTTAAAAAGAGATCTTCTGGAAAGCATCGAAAATTTTGGTGCCTATTTGAGGGTGATTACTAAAAATGAAACGCTGAATGCATTAAAAAAACTGGCACTTGACTTTAAACTAAATACTGCCGGCGAAAAAAACTGGACTGAAGTAGACAACAATACCGAAAGCTCAATTATACTAAAAGATACACAGGCTTTATTGAATAAAGCAATGGAAGAACTGCCAAAGCAACAGAAAATAGTTTACCAGCTTTGTCGCATTGAAGGCTTAAAACAGAAAGAGGTGGCCGAGCGGCTAAATATTTCTCCACTAACGGTAAAAACTCATTTGCGTGAGGCTACAAAAACGATACGCCATCTGCTGGGCGACCAGAACGACTTAATGATGCTAATTCCACTTCTCATCTACCTATCGAAATAA